In Afipia sp. GAS231, a single window of DNA contains:
- a CDS encoding efflux RND transporter periplasmic adaptor subunit gives MKRRAIIAAGTFASALALAGCQQGAKAPEPVRPVLSMVLEPSRTDGMVAVGIVEPQYKTNLAFRVLGRLTGRPVSVGDLVSKGQTVGVIDPTALELAVRSARAELTKAEAQLATATATEERQRILITTDATTKQTLDNAEQARAGAAASVAHAQANLIKAIEQRGYAQLKADFAGVVTAVGAEVGQVVSPGQTVVTVARPDIREAVVDIGEDFPVPLEIDLPFTVGLQLLPAVQVEGKVREIAPQADPVTRLRRVRIALNNPPESFRLGTTVTAKLDKAQRPTLRVPASAVLPKDGANFVWVVDQPASTVSLHKVDLAGDPNGARVTDGLYPGARIVTAGIHSLKQGQQVRIEQDQKP, from the coding sequence ATGAAGAGACGCGCCATAATTGCAGCCGGCACGTTCGCGTCGGCACTAGCACTGGCTGGCTGTCAGCAGGGGGCGAAAGCGCCGGAGCCCGTCCGGCCCGTGCTCTCGATGGTCCTTGAGCCGAGCCGCACGGACGGCATGGTCGCCGTGGGCATTGTCGAGCCGCAGTACAAGACCAATCTCGCGTTCCGCGTCTTGGGACGTCTGACCGGGCGTCCCGTCTCGGTCGGTGACCTCGTCAGCAAGGGGCAAACTGTCGGTGTGATCGATCCCACGGCGCTGGAGCTTGCGGTCCGCTCGGCCAGGGCTGAGCTTACCAAGGCCGAGGCGCAGTTGGCGACCGCAACGGCGACGGAGGAGCGGCAGCGAATCCTCATCACAACCGATGCCACCACCAAACAGACGCTCGACAATGCCGAGCAGGCGCGGGCCGGTGCCGCCGCGTCGGTGGCGCACGCACAGGCGAACTTGATCAAGGCCATCGAGCAACGGGGCTATGCCCAGCTCAAGGCCGATTTCGCCGGCGTCGTCACCGCGGTCGGCGCAGAAGTCGGACAGGTGGTCTCTCCTGGCCAAACTGTCGTGACAGTTGCGAGGCCCGACATCAGGGAGGCGGTGGTCGATATCGGGGAGGATTTCCCGGTGCCGCTTGAAATTGACTTGCCATTCACAGTCGGCTTGCAGTTGCTCCCCGCCGTTCAGGTCGAAGGCAAGGTGCGCGAGATCGCTCCGCAGGCAGACCCCGTGACGCGGCTACGGCGAGTCCGCATCGCCCTGAACAATCCCCCGGAAAGCTTCCGCTTGGGCACGACCGTAACGGCGAAGCTCGACAAAGCGCAACGCCCGACATTGCGCGTCCCCGCCTCAGCGGTGCTCCCCAAGGACGGCGCCAATTTCGTCTGGGTCGTCGATCAGCCTGCGAGCACCGTGTCGCTGCACAAGGTCGATCTCGCCGGAGACCCCAACGGTGCCCGCGTCACCGATGGACTTTATCCCGGCGCGCGCATCGTGACTGCCGGAATCCACAGCCTCAAACAAGGACAACAAGTCCGTATCGAACAGGATCAGAAGCCATGA
- a CDS encoding efflux RND transporter periplasmic adaptor subunit, with the protein MKHHAANHAEIDQAARKRKLRGAGGLAAALVAIALSGCDDHAATPVTRAAIVHTEIVQPRDRQASVTLTGEIQARFRTDLSFRVSGRVLARYVDVGAHVEAGEVLALLDPAEQQADVDAATTAVIAAESQLRVARATFERQKALIASGFTTRTVYDQAQEGLRTAEGALEAAKAALGTSKDALGHTALRAEAAGVVTTRNLEVGQVVQAAQPVFSLAQDGERDAVFDVYESLFFGDLDDSRVSLALVSDAGVTANGHVREVSPAIDAKSATIRVKIAIQDPPAAMTLGSAVAGTVKAKAQQQIALPWSALAAAGSKPAVWTVDPATKTAALKPVTIGGYEAREVLIKAGLEAGERVVIDGGKLLSVGQAVTYEGDRS; encoded by the coding sequence ATGAAACATCATGCTGCGAACCACGCCGAAATCGATCAAGCGGCCCGCAAACGCAAACTGAGGGGTGCCGGTGGCCTGGCGGCCGCGCTTGTCGCAATCGCGCTGAGTGGCTGCGATGACCATGCAGCTACTCCCGTCACGCGCGCTGCGATCGTGCATACGGAGATCGTGCAGCCGCGCGACCGACAAGCCTCCGTCACCCTGACCGGCGAAATCCAGGCCCGGTTTCGCACAGATCTCTCGTTCCGCGTCAGCGGACGTGTGCTCGCGCGCTATGTCGATGTCGGCGCTCACGTCGAGGCCGGCGAAGTGCTGGCTCTGCTCGATCCGGCCGAGCAGCAGGCCGATGTCGATGCCGCGACCACAGCGGTCATAGCCGCAGAATCCCAGTTGCGCGTGGCCAGGGCGACCTTCGAACGGCAAAAGGCGCTGATCGCCAGCGGTTTCACCACGCGGACGGTCTACGATCAGGCGCAGGAAGGATTGCGAACCGCAGAAGGTGCGCTTGAGGCAGCAAAAGCTGCGCTCGGAACGTCGAAAGACGCCCTCGGCCATACCGCGTTGCGCGCCGAAGCGGCCGGCGTGGTCACCACGCGCAATCTCGAAGTCGGTCAGGTCGTTCAGGCCGCGCAGCCGGTTTTCTCGCTGGCGCAGGACGGTGAGCGGGATGCCGTCTTCGACGTCTACGAATCCCTCTTCTTTGGCGATCTCGACGACAGCCGCGTATCGTTGGCGCTTGTGTCCGACGCAGGCGTGACGGCGAACGGGCATGTCAGGGAAGTCTCGCCCGCGATCGATGCGAAGAGCGCGACCATCCGGGTCAAGATTGCGATCCAGGATCCGCCGGCAGCGATGACGCTTGGAAGCGCCGTTGCGGGAACCGTCAAGGCGAAAGCCCAGCAGCAAATCGCATTGCCCTGGAGTGCATTGGCGGCGGCGGGATCGAAGCCCGCGGTTTGGACCGTCGATCCGGCGACCAAAACGGCTGCGCTCAAGCCGGTGACGATCGGCGGTTATGAAGCCCGCGAAGTGCTGATCAAAGCCGGCCTCGAAGCTGGCGAGCGCGTCGTGATCGATGGCGGCAAGCTGCTGAGCGTCGGCCAGGCCGTGACATATGAGGGAGACCGGTCATGA
- a CDS encoding sensor histidine kinase — protein sequence MTVCSPDSPIVEQGLLLRELNHRINSGLASAISLVAAAAVRVEGAEAKHALSDVVELLHGYADVQQALVMPRGKALIDAAIYVRMMGSALRRSLLDRMNIRLSVATESLPLEPERCRRLGLIVHGLVTEAAKHACFEARTGEIRVKLTRIGAVANCVVLDNGSRPAWGATGRGLRISKDLARGLGGRVEHGSGDEFTSVVLAFPLSERERPANGAMAKRRIIRSPRRPSVRRSDATRPDPIPARGAQPVSAGPAADALGELLSPANRMDLL from the coding sequence GTGACTGTGTGTAGCCCGGATTCGCCAATTGTGGAGCAGGGCCTTCTGCTGCGCGAATTGAATCACCGGATCAATAGCGGGCTCGCCTCGGCGATCAGCCTTGTTGCGGCCGCGGCGGTCCGGGTCGAGGGGGCCGAGGCCAAGCACGCCCTAAGCGACGTGGTCGAACTGTTGCATGGTTATGCCGATGTGCAACAGGCGCTCGTAATGCCCAGGGGCAAGGCGCTGATCGACGCGGCGATATATGTCCGCATGATGGGCTCCGCCCTGCGCCGATCGTTGCTGGACCGGATGAATATCCGGCTTTCAGTCGCAACCGAATCGCTTCCACTCGAACCGGAGCGATGCCGGCGGCTCGGATTGATCGTCCATGGACTGGTAACCGAGGCCGCGAAGCATGCGTGCTTCGAGGCGCGGACCGGAGAAATCAGGGTCAAGCTGACACGAATCGGGGCGGTGGCGAATTGCGTCGTCCTGGACAACGGGTCGCGGCCGGCATGGGGCGCCACGGGACGAGGACTGCGGATCAGCAAGGATCTTGCCAGGGGCCTCGGCGGCCGCGTCGAGCACGGTTCCGGCGATGAATTCACCTCCGTCGTTCTCGCGTTTCCGCTGTCAGAGCGTGAGCGGCCGGCGAACGGTGCGATGGCGAAGCGTCGCATCATACGGTCGCCTCGCCGGCCGAGTGTCCGCCGATCCGATGCAACACGACCGGATCCAATTCCGGCTCGCGGAGCGCAGCCGGTCTCTGCCGGTCCAGCGGCGGATGCGCTGGGCGAGTTGTTGTCACCCGCCAACCGGATGGACTTGCTATGA
- a CDS encoding TetR/AcrR family transcriptional regulator has protein sequence MAKNKSPKRGRPTKDLAGDVQARILDAAQQLFLEKGFRSASIDDISALAPASKPTIYAHFPGKEALFVAVVARTINGLTDFEGFTPAGRTIQEKLANLGIEIVERFVEDTLDLTRATIAEARRFPELSRNVHDAARDRAAGAVSQLLNEATQRAARSPKGPFSAKRSVATAQMFMDLILLPMLMRSLMGEELKDLRKELPTFLHERVNFFLAACEADWRP, from the coding sequence ATGGCAAAGAACAAAAGCCCGAAACGCGGCAGACCGACCAAGGACCTGGCCGGCGACGTCCAGGCGCGGATTCTCGATGCTGCCCAGCAACTCTTCCTCGAAAAAGGTTTTCGGAGCGCCAGCATCGACGATATCTCCGCGTTGGCCCCGGCGAGTAAGCCGACCATCTATGCCCACTTCCCCGGCAAGGAGGCGTTGTTCGTGGCTGTGGTGGCCCGGACCATCAACGGATTGACCGATTTCGAGGGGTTCACGCCGGCAGGCCGCACCATCCAGGAAAAGCTCGCCAATCTCGGCATCGAGATCGTGGAGCGATTCGTCGAGGACACGCTGGACCTCACGCGTGCGACGATCGCCGAGGCGCGGCGATTTCCCGAGTTGAGCCGAAATGTTCACGACGCGGCGCGCGACCGCGCGGCTGGGGCCGTTTCGCAGCTCTTGAACGAGGCGACGCAGAGGGCCGCGCGCTCACCCAAAGGACCTTTCAGCGCAAAGCGGAGCGTAGCCACCGCGCAGATGTTCATGGATCTCATTCTGCTTCCGATGCTTATGAGATCTCTGATGGGCGAGGAACTAAAGGACCTCAGAAAGGAGTTGCCGACGTTCCTTCACGAACGGGTCAATTTCTTTCTCGCGGCTTGCGAGGCAGACTGGAGGCCGTAA
- a CDS encoding TetR/AcrR family transcriptional regulator codes for MQKRIRQAGSPCIRRRIVQTAIRLHREIGFRKTTVADIARAASMSPANVYRFFPSKQAIEEAVVAELFEEMSVAATLASCSGRLALHRLKATLKVISQLQENRLANDSKRHELVVAAVHENWAVALSYADRIRDTVRAIIAAGQASGELRPGSPTAMTCCLLEAMDGYLGPSRINTATVRPTFDQMMDFCAGALRHAPCGQSIDLAADLRPKAVAQG; via the coding sequence ATGCAGAAGCGGATACGCCAAGCCGGATCGCCGTGCATTCGTCGGCGGATCGTACAAACAGCGATCCGATTGCACCGCGAGATCGGCTTCAGGAAGACGACTGTCGCCGATATCGCCCGCGCAGCGTCGATGTCGCCCGCCAATGTCTACCGCTTCTTCCCTTCGAAGCAGGCGATCGAAGAGGCGGTGGTGGCGGAGCTGTTCGAGGAGATGTCCGTAGCGGCAACGCTTGCCTCTTGCAGCGGGCGGCTGGCGCTGCACCGTCTCAAAGCGACCTTAAAAGTCATCTCGCAGCTGCAAGAAAACCGGCTCGCGAACGACAGCAAGCGACACGAACTGGTCGTTGCGGCGGTACATGAGAACTGGGCGGTCGCGCTGTCTTACGCAGACCGGATCCGGGACACGGTGCGCGCGATCATCGCTGCGGGGCAGGCGAGTGGCGAGCTTCGACCGGGAAGCCCGACGGCGATGACCTGTTGTCTGCTTGAAGCAATGGATGGATATCTCGGTCCGTCGCGGATCAACACAGCGACCGTTAGACCCACGTTTGACCAGATGATGGATTTCTGCGCAGGCGCCCTGCGTCATGCTCCCTGCGGTCAGTCGATCGATCTGGCCGCCGACCTGCGTCCCAAAGCCGTGGCGCAAGGATAG
- a CDS encoding PepSY domain-containing protein has translation MSKKKLLATIVWSATLAATGAMADVTHAPLDAANRGVAAQRDDEELAIHRVLEQFRAIKIPLSTAVAIAERLHDGSRTTDVSFEISGPASYRVRTVGNERIWENVIDADTGSVTEKEISSSLRELDREDLSNIVALKSVKQELSDAVRIAEKAATGSAVAGGLVKQDGKLNFVVVIASDDRLKEVMLEPPRAGKQGATPR, from the coding sequence ATGTCCAAGAAGAAATTGTTAGCCACTATCGTTTGGTCCGCCACCCTTGCTGCTACGGGCGCGATGGCCGACGTCACCCATGCACCGTTGGACGCCGCAAATCGGGGCGTAGCTGCGCAGCGCGATGACGAGGAGTTAGCCATTCATCGCGTGCTCGAGCAATTTCGCGCGATAAAAATACCGCTCAGCACGGCGGTGGCGATCGCCGAACGTTTGCATGACGGTTCAAGGACCACGGACGTTAGCTTTGAGATATCTGGTCCGGCCAGTTATCGCGTGCGGACGGTAGGAAATGAGCGAATCTGGGAAAATGTCATAGATGCGGATACCGGAAGCGTCACGGAAAAGGAAATTTCATCATCGCTGAGGGAGCTCGACCGCGAGGATCTGAGCAACATCGTTGCCCTGAAGTCCGTCAAGCAGGAACTGTCGGACGCCGTACGCATCGCCGAGAAAGCTGCAACAGGAAGCGCTGTTGCCGGAGGGCTGGTGAAGCAGGACGGCAAACTCAACTTCGTCGTCGTCATCGCCAGCGATGATCGCTTAAAGGAAGTCATGCTCGAACCGCCCAGAGCCGGTAAGCAAGGCGCAACTCCCCGCTAG
- a CDS encoding EF-hand domain-containing protein, giving the protein MILSAKDPALAQSAPPQEQDGLLKNGPPTWDANRDGVYTCEEWKSFADRLFTSADRNRDGKLDPAEFATVQKADATLADADFGYFDENQDGKITRKEFVDKPNAFILRFDRNSDCRVTGDEIRAAAAPKGPQGPAERPRDRFH; this is encoded by the coding sequence TTGATTCTTTCTGCTAAGGATCCCGCCCTTGCCCAATCCGCGCCACCGCAGGAGCAGGACGGCCTGCTCAAGAACGGCCCGCCGACCTGGGACGCCAACCGCGACGGCGTCTACACCTGCGAGGAATGGAAGAGTTTTGCCGACCGGCTTTTTACGTCGGCAGACCGCAACCGCGACGGAAAGCTCGACCCTGCCGAGTTCGCCACCGTTCAGAAGGCCGACGCCACGCTGGCAGACGCGGACTTCGGCTATTTCGACGAAAACCAGGATGGCAAGATCACGCGCAAAGAGTTCGTCGACAAGCCGAACGCGTTCATTCTGCGGTTCGACAGGAACAGCGACTGTCGTGTCACCGGCGATGAAATCAGGGCTGCGGCCGCGCCGAAAGGACCGCAGGGTCCGGCGGAACGACCGCGCGACAGGTTTCACTGA
- a CDS encoding DUF2927 domain-containing protein — MGKPAQRVRKFDEPIRIFVVSRGLPDRRPELAAIIADIRAHVNYLDVAVTNDRQAANFFVMLVADHDINRTIRARYGNGAAARIQQSLNPQCLSGIGKDKHYRIRRAEVILPVDAGEFTFYDCAYEELLQALGAINDDRSVPWTMFNDDVQMGFFDVYDQHLLNILYDPRVRAGMTKEEVNGILPEVLPSVRAWVTNANPPRHADKSDAPSHAVVAVGAGLRSTNAQSSGRTGAN, encoded by the coding sequence TTGGGCAAGCCGGCGCAGCGCGTGCGAAAGTTCGACGAGCCGATCAGGATATTCGTGGTCAGCCGAGGGTTGCCGGACCGCCGTCCGGAACTCGCCGCGATCATCGCCGACATTCGCGCTCACGTGAACTATCTTGACGTAGCGGTCACGAACGACCGCCAGGCGGCCAATTTCTTCGTGATGCTCGTCGCCGACCATGACATCAACCGGACGATTCGCGCGCGATACGGAAACGGCGCGGCGGCGCGAATCCAGCAATCGCTCAATCCGCAATGTCTTTCAGGCATCGGCAAGGACAAGCACTATCGGATCCGCCGGGCCGAGGTGATCCTCCCGGTCGATGCCGGTGAATTCACCTTCTACGATTGCGCGTATGAGGAATTACTGCAGGCGCTGGGCGCCATCAATGACGACCGCTCAGTCCCCTGGACCATGTTCAACGACGACGTCCAGATGGGCTTCTTCGACGTTTATGACCAGCATCTGCTCAATATTCTGTACGACCCGCGCGTTCGCGCTGGCATGACCAAAGAAGAAGTTAACGGCATCCTGCCCGAAGTCCTGCCGAGCGTTCGCGCGTGGGTGACCAACGCCAATCCGCCACGCCACGCGGACAAGAGCGACGCACCAAGTCACGCAGTCGTCGCCGTCGGCGCAGGACTTCGGTCAACGAACGCACAGAGCAGCGGCAGAACCGGGGCGAACTAG
- a CDS encoding enoyl-CoA hydratase-related protein codes for MSEHIIVDDEDATRTITMRRPEKKNTLTQEMYLAMSDAIDNAQSNPAIRCLILTGRSGVFTAGNDIGDFLQAATAEHDAGRPRNAVIFLQSLVNNKKPIIAAVDGIAIGIGTTMVFHCDYVIASTTTTFSSPFIQYGLVPDGATSLLVPQMVGHQRAFSMLIMGRPMTAEDARQAGLVNTIVSPGHAVVEARKVAREICALPADAVAISRKLLKLPTEDLVRRIGQEDHFFGERMRSPEAIAAFQKFFLRKKK; via the coding sequence ATGAGCGAACATATCATTGTCGATGACGAGGACGCGACCCGCACCATCACGATGCGGCGTCCGGAGAAGAAGAACACGCTGACGCAGGAGATGTACCTTGCGATGAGCGACGCGATCGACAACGCCCAATCCAATCCCGCGATCCGGTGCCTCATCCTGACCGGCCGTTCGGGGGTCTTCACGGCCGGCAATGACATTGGAGATTTTCTCCAGGCCGCGACGGCAGAACACGACGCTGGACGGCCAAGAAACGCCGTCATCTTTCTGCAGTCGCTGGTGAACAACAAGAAGCCGATCATCGCCGCCGTCGATGGCATCGCCATCGGCATCGGCACCACCATGGTGTTCCACTGCGACTACGTGATCGCGAGCACGACAACGACGTTCTCATCGCCCTTTATCCAGTATGGCCTGGTTCCGGACGGAGCTACCAGTCTGTTGGTGCCGCAGATGGTGGGCCATCAGCGCGCCTTCTCCATGCTGATCATGGGACGGCCGATGACCGCCGAAGACGCCCGGCAAGCCGGCCTGGTCAACACGATCGTCTCGCCCGGCCATGCCGTCGTCGAGGCCCGGAAGGTGGCGCGCGAGATTTGCGCGCTGCCGGCGGATGCAGTCGCAATCTCGCGCAAGCTGTTAAAATTGCCGACCGAGGATCTGGTCCGTCGCATCGGCCAGGAAGATCATTTCTTCGGCGAGCGGATGCGCTCGCCGGAAGCCATTGCCGCGTTCCAGAAATTTTTCTTGCGGAAGAAGAAATGA
- a CDS encoding TolC family outer membrane protein: MLCLVALTYGAAVASCAAESLPEALVKAYQSNPQLNADRARQRGTDENVPQALAGYRPQIVASLSAGLQAVRNLLPDNTMQSDTLRPWTIGVTVSQVLFNGFKTANSVRVAEFQVQSGREALRNTGQGVLLDAVTAYMNVLANEALVEAQRTNVAVLREIQATTKKRLDAGDVTPTDTAQAEARLSRGLADLNAAEVVLAISKATYTQVIGEAPMQLVPAAPVDRLSPPALAAASETANHEHPAVLGAGFDVDVATTTIKVAESSLLPTIAVQASASRSKQSDQTLGTFGTDQASILGQMNIPIYDGGTAASQTRQAKEVASQSRLVLEQVRNQAKTAVVSAWVSNEGTKIALTAVQSEVRAADIALQGVRREAAGGQRTTIDVLNAQQDLTAARSRLILAQRDRVIASYTLLSAVGRLDVHTLNLNTADYLPEVHYHQVRDAWHGVRTPSGQ; this comes from the coding sequence ATGCTTTGCCTTGTAGCGCTCACCTACGGGGCTGCGGTCGCTTCCTGTGCCGCCGAAAGCCTGCCGGAGGCCTTGGTGAAGGCTTACCAGTCCAATCCGCAGCTCAACGCGGACCGGGCCCGGCAACGCGGCACCGACGAGAATGTGCCGCAGGCGCTGGCGGGTTACCGGCCGCAGATCGTGGCCAGCCTGAGCGCCGGGCTGCAGGCGGTTCGTAACTTGCTGCCTGACAATACGATGCAGAGCGACACGCTGCGTCCATGGACGATCGGCGTCACGGTCTCGCAGGTCCTGTTCAACGGCTTCAAGACCGCCAACAGCGTTCGCGTTGCGGAGTTTCAGGTGCAGTCCGGGCGCGAGGCGCTGCGGAATACCGGCCAGGGCGTGTTGTTGGACGCGGTGACGGCCTATATGAACGTGCTCGCCAACGAGGCGCTGGTCGAGGCGCAACGCACCAACGTCGCCGTGCTGCGCGAGATTCAGGCAACGACCAAAAAGCGCCTCGACGCCGGTGACGTCACGCCAACCGACACGGCGCAGGCCGAGGCCCGATTGAGCCGGGGACTGGCCGATCTGAACGCAGCGGAAGTCGTGCTGGCCATCAGCAAGGCGACCTATACCCAGGTGATTGGTGAAGCACCGATGCAGTTGGTTCCGGCGGCGCCGGTCGATCGACTGTCGCCACCGGCGCTGGCGGCTGCGAGCGAGACCGCCAACCACGAACATCCCGCGGTGCTCGGCGCCGGCTTCGATGTCGACGTCGCCACGACCACGATCAAGGTCGCGGAAAGCAGCCTGCTGCCGACGATCGCCGTACAGGCCAGTGCCAGCCGTTCCAAGCAATCGGACCAGACGCTCGGCACCTTCGGCACCGACCAGGCCTCGATCCTCGGCCAGATGAACATTCCCATATACGACGGCGGTACGGCGGCTTCGCAGACCCGGCAGGCCAAGGAAGTCGCGTCGCAGAGCCGCTTGGTGCTGGAGCAGGTCAGAAACCAGGCGAAAACGGCGGTAGTCAGCGCCTGGGTATCCAACGAGGGTACCAAGATCGCCCTTACGGCGGTGCAGTCCGAAGTGCGCGCGGCCGATATCGCGCTGCAGGGAGTCCGGCGTGAGGCGGCAGGCGGACAACGCACAACGATCGACGTCCTCAACGCGCAGCAGGATCTGACCGCGGCCCGGTCCAGGCTAATTCTGGCTCAGCGCGATCGGGTGATCGCCTCCTACACGCTGCTTAGCGCCGTCGGGCGACTTGACGTGCACACCCTCAATCTCAACACGGCGGATTATTTGCCGGAGGTTCATTACCACCAGGTACGGGATGCGTGGCACGGCGTTCGTACGCCGTCCGGGCAATGA